Proteins encoded together in one Chthoniobacterales bacterium window:
- the nusG gene encoding transcription termination/antitermination factor NusG — protein sequence MSTTALRIPAPRDQWFVVQVLSGQEKKVYDSIIKRLKTEEMGDLVYNVLIPTERVQEIKQGKKSETTRKFFPGYIIVNMHLLAEEGGVVDRTWYFIKDTPGVIGFAGTKDRPMPMRPREVESMLAQIQERVDTVKPKVSFQVGEKVKVADGPFQNQTGVVEEVDPDKGKLRVSVTIFGRETPVDLEYWQVDREE from the coding sequence ATGTCCACCACCGCCCTTCGCATTCCTGCTCCGCGCGACCAATGGTTCGTCGTGCAAGTCCTCTCCGGCCAGGAGAAGAAAGTTTACGACAGCATCATCAAGCGGCTCAAAACCGAAGAGATGGGTGACTTGGTTTACAACGTGCTCATCCCGACCGAGCGCGTGCAGGAGATCAAGCAGGGCAAGAAGAGCGAAACCACGCGGAAGTTCTTTCCCGGCTACATCATCGTGAACATGCACCTTCTCGCCGAGGAGGGCGGCGTGGTGGATCGCACCTGGTATTTTATCAAGGACACGCCGGGTGTCATCGGATTCGCGGGAACGAAGGACCGCCCCATGCCGATGCGGCCACGCGAGGTGGAAAGCATGCTGGCGCAGATCCAGGAGCGCGTGGATACGGTCAAACCCAAGGTTTCATTCCAAGTCGGCGAAAAAGTCAAAGTTGCCGACGGGCCGTTCCAGAACCAGACGGGTGTGGTGGAGGAAGTCGATCCCGACAAGGGCAAGTTGCGCGTGTCGGTCACGATCTTCGGACGCGAGACGCCGGTCGATTTGGAATATTGGCAAGTCGATCGGGAGGAATAG
- a CDS encoding 50S ribosomal protein L7/L12: protein MANIETIVDQLSGLTVLEVSELVKALEEKWGVSAAAPVAAVAAPAAGGGGAAPAEEKTSFDVILADAGGNKIAVIKEVRAAVPGLGLADAKALVEGAPKPLKEGVTKEEAEEIKKKVEAAGAKVEIK from the coding sequence ATGGCAAACATCGAAACTATCGTGGACCAACTGAGCGGGCTCACCGTTCTGGAAGTGTCCGAACTCGTCAAAGCCCTCGAGGAAAAATGGGGAGTCAGCGCCGCCGCACCGGTGGCTGCTGTCGCCGCGCCGGCCGCCGGAGGCGGAGGAGCAGCTCCTGCGGAGGAGAAAACCTCCTTCGACGTCATCCTCGCCGATGCGGGCGGAAACAAAATCGCCGTGATCAAAGAAGTTCGCGCCGCCGTGCCCGGTCTGGGCTTGGCCGACGCCAAAGCTCTGGTCGAAGGCGCTCCCAAGCCCCTCAAGGAAGGGGTGACCAAGGAAGAAGCCGAAGAGATCAAGAAAAAGGTCGAAGCGGCAGGAGCCAAGGTCGAAATCAAATAA
- a CDS encoding preprotein translocase subunit SecE, translating into MFRKAKTFIAEVRTELGKCTWPWDPKEKGFRRFKELSDSTVVVIVAMLILGGYIAFFDLMLVNVVGWLTRPA; encoded by the coding sequence ATGTTCCGCAAAGCCAAAACTTTCATCGCCGAAGTCCGCACCGAGCTGGGCAAATGCACCTGGCCGTGGGATCCGAAAGAAAAAGGATTCCGCCGGTTCAAGGAATTGTCCGACTCCACTGTCGTTGTCATCGTCGCAATGCTGATTTTGGGCGGATACATCGCGTTCTTCGACCTCATGCTCGTCAACGTTGTCGGTTGGCTGACCCGCCCGGCATAA
- the tuf gene encoding elongation factor Tu, whose protein sequence is MAKDTFKRDKPHVNIGTIGHVDHGKTTLTAAITTVLAKAGKAQARGYADIDAAPEEKERGITINTAHVEYESDKRHYAHVDCPGHADYIKNMITGAAQMDGAILVVSAADGPMPQTREHILLARQVGVPSIVVFMNKCDMVDDPELLDLVEMEIRDLLSKYEFPGDKIPIVKGSALKALNGDAEGEKAIMALIDAVDSYIPEPQRPLDQPFLMPIEDVFNIEGRGTVCTGRVERGKLKKMEEIEIVGIKPTAKTTVTDIEMFRKLLDEALAGDNIGALLRGVKKEDVERGQVLAKPGSITPHKKFKAEVYILSKDEGGRHTPFFSNYRPQFYFRTTDVTGTVKLPDGVEMVMPGDNISMEVELITPIAMEKTIRFAIREGGRTVGAGRVSEILD, encoded by the coding sequence ATGGCTAAGGATACGTTCAAACGCGACAAACCCCACGTCAACATCGGCACGATCGGCCACGTGGACCACGGCAAAACCACGCTCACCGCGGCGATCACCACCGTGCTCGCCAAGGCCGGCAAAGCGCAAGCCCGCGGCTACGCGGACATCGATGCGGCTCCGGAAGAAAAAGAGCGCGGCATCACGATCAACACCGCGCACGTGGAATACGAGAGCGACAAGCGTCACTACGCGCACGTCGATTGCCCCGGCCACGCCGACTACATCAAGAACATGATCACCGGCGCGGCCCAAATGGACGGCGCCATCCTCGTGGTCAGCGCCGCTGACGGCCCGATGCCGCAGACCCGCGAGCACATCCTGCTCGCCCGCCAGGTCGGCGTGCCTTCGATCGTCGTGTTCATGAACAAGTGCGACATGGTCGATGATCCCGAACTCCTCGACCTCGTCGAGATGGAAATCCGCGATCTTCTCAGCAAATACGAGTTCCCGGGCGACAAGATCCCGATCGTCAAGGGTTCCGCCCTCAAGGCCCTCAATGGCGACGCGGAAGGCGAGAAAGCCATCATGGCCCTCATCGATGCGGTGGACAGCTACATTCCCGAACCGCAGCGTCCGCTAGATCAGCCGTTCCTCATGCCGATCGAGGACGTGTTCAACATTGAAGGTCGCGGCACCGTTTGCACCGGCCGTGTCGAGCGCGGCAAGCTCAAGAAGATGGAGGAAATCGAGATCGTCGGCATCAAGCCCACGGCCAAAACGACGGTCACCGACATCGAAATGTTCCGCAAGCTTCTCGACGAGGCGCTCGCGGGCGACAACATCGGCGCCCTGCTCCGCGGTGTGAAAAAAGAAGACGTCGAGCGCGGCCAAGTGCTGGCCAAGCCCGGTTCGATAACTCCGCACAAAAAATTCAAGGCCGAGGTTTACATCCTCAGCAAGGACGAGGGGGGGCGTCACACGCCGTTCTTCTCCAACTACCGTCCGCAATTTTACTTCCGCACGACTGACGTGACCGGAACCGTGAAGCTGCCTGACGGCGTGGAAATGGTGATGCCGGGCGACAACATCTCGATGGAAGTCGAGTTGATTACGCCGATCGCCATGGAAAAAACCATTCGTTTCGCCATCCGCGAGGGCGGCCGCACCGTCGGCGCCGGTCGCGTTTCGGAGATTCTGGACTAA
- the rplK gene encoding 50S ribosomal protein L11, giving the protein MAKEVIGTIKLQIAAGQANPAPPVGPALGQKGVNIMAFCKEFNAATQKQAGDILPVVITVYKDKSFTFITKSPPASVLIKKAAGIAAGSKEPNKTKVGKLNKKQLLEIAKTKMKDLNARDDEAAMKIIAGTARQMGVEIEA; this is encoded by the coding sequence ATGGCAAAAGAAGTTATCGGAACCATCAAACTGCAGATCGCCGCGGGCCAAGCAAATCCCGCGCCTCCGGTCGGCCCGGCTTTGGGCCAGAAGGGCGTGAACATCATGGCGTTTTGCAAGGAGTTCAACGCCGCCACGCAAAAGCAGGCCGGGGACATCCTCCCGGTGGTCATCACGGTTTACAAAGACAAGTCTTTCACGTTCATCACCAAATCGCCCCCGGCGTCGGTGTTGATCAAGAAAGCCGCCGGCATTGCAGCCGGGTCGAAGGAACCCAACAAGACGAAGGTCGGCAAGCTGAACAAAAAACAGCTGCTTGAGATCGCCAAGACCAAGATGAAGGATCTCAATGCCCGCGACGACGAGGCCGCGATGAAGATCATTGCCGGCACCGCACGCCAGATGGGCGTGGAGATCGAGGCATAG
- a CDS encoding 50S ribosomal protein L10: MRPEKANIVKDLKDQLNASPFLLVADYTGLKVDEFAELRTRLVAVGAECHVVKNTMLKIAVTELGLPDLSAALSGQTAIVTGEQDICATAKVIKTFAAEFKKPSVKVGILDSALLSAEQVKAMADLPPLPVLQAQLLGLLNSPAGKLVRTLNEPGASLARALKAKVDAAGGAA, from the coding sequence ATGCGCCCCGAAAAAGCCAATATTGTCAAGGATCTCAAGGACCAGCTGAACGCTTCGCCGTTCCTGCTGGTCGCCGACTACACCGGGCTCAAGGTGGATGAGTTTGCCGAGTTGCGCACGCGCCTCGTTGCCGTCGGTGCCGAGTGCCACGTGGTGAAAAACACCATGCTGAAGATCGCGGTGACCGAACTCGGCCTGCCTGACCTGTCGGCTGCTCTCTCCGGTCAGACGGCAATTGTCACCGGCGAGCAGGACATCTGCGCGACGGCCAAAGTAATCAAGACTTTCGCCGCCGAGTTCAAGAAGCCGAGCGTCAAGGTCGGCATCCTGGACAGCGCGCTCCTATCCGCCGAGCAGGTTAAAGCCATGGCTGATCTTCCGCCTCTGCCCGTTCTGCAGGCGCAGCTGCTCGGACTGCTCAATTCGCCGGCCGGCAAGCTGGTGCGCACGCTCAACGAGCCGGGAGCGAGCCTCGCGCGCGCGCTCAAGGCCAAAGTGGATGCCGCGGGAGGGGCGGCCTGA
- the rpoB gene encoding DNA-directed RNA polymerase subunit beta, which translates to MSDRLYFGKLKETTEAPNLIELQVDSYKEFLQEGVSPGKRKNTGLEAVFREVFPIPSYDEKMVLEYVGYDIGQPKLGALQAQREGETYSAPLHVTFRFKDEKGTKEEKVYMGELPLMTPQGTFVINGAERVIVSQLHRSPGICFESTLHANGKILYSFRIIPDRGSWVEVQFDTNDLLYVYMDRRKRRRKFLATTFLRAMGYPSDKDIVGLFYSPQDLKLGGRLDEDELASKVLVEDIKDGEIVLANAFEPLNKATVSRLLAAGIAKVSVVDVSGDDTIIKSLRKDPAHNEEEALKDIYRKLRPGDPPTVANAKSMLKRMFFDPKKYDLGRVGRHKINLKLNLNIPDETRVMTREDFIAAVKHLLELKREEGIVDDIDHLGSRRVRTVGELLANQCRTGLARTERVVKERMTLFDSALEHITPSKLINPKALSGVVRDFFGRSQLSQFMDQTNPLSELTHKRRLSALGPGGLSRDRAGFEVRDVHPSHYGRICPIETPEGPNIGLISSLSTFARINDFGFIETPYRKVVNGRVTDQIDYLAADKEENFLVAQANSVVDGHGKLVGDKVSVRYRGDFLEVEPAKVHYMDVSPKQLVSVAAGLIPFLEHDDANRALMGSNMQRQGVPLLRSESPLVGTGLEGRVARDSKAVIVAEESGRVASVTADQIIVTKDGQLPEGKRKIKTDPDKHVYAYELRKFMRSNSSTCINQHPLVKKGQTVKRGDVIADGPCTEGGELALGRNVLVAFTPWSGYNFEDAILISERVVKEDIYTSIHIDEFEIGARDTKLGPEEITRDIPNVGEEALRNLGPDGVVRIGAEVKPGDILVGKITPKSETELAPEERLLRAIFGEKAADVKDTSLTVPSGTYGIVMDVKVSSKKELAKTKLSPSEAKKQAKQMDEDYKKRSDELHEQLTEALSNVLLGEKIPLDVVNGESGEIIIPANRKITKTLLRKLAGVYNQVEIDPSPIRNKILEIIGQYRHRFDDLQHEREENLMRVESGDEVDPGIVKQVKVYIASKRKLSVGDKMAGRHGNKGVVAKIVPEEDMPFLADGTPVDIVLNPLGVPSRMNVGQVLETHLGIAAKALGFKVATPVFDGINEQKIFNYLDDARKVDGFTWVQPNGKAVLYDGRNGERFEQEVVVGYIYMMKLGHLVADKIHARAVGPYSLVTQQPLGGKAQYGGQRFGEMEVWALEAYGAAYTLQELLTVKSDDVQGRTRIYESIVKGDNALEAGTPESFNVLIKEMKSLGLDVKAGKPGRLPADLVA; encoded by the coding sequence ATGTCTGATCGTCTTTACTTCGGCAAGCTCAAGGAAACTACGGAAGCTCCCAACCTCATCGAGTTGCAGGTCGACTCCTACAAGGAGTTCCTGCAGGAGGGAGTCTCCCCGGGCAAACGCAAAAACACCGGCCTCGAGGCCGTTTTCCGCGAGGTCTTCCCGATCCCCAGCTACGACGAGAAGATGGTGCTGGAATATGTCGGTTATGACATCGGTCAGCCGAAGCTCGGCGCGCTGCAAGCTCAGCGGGAAGGGGAAACCTACAGCGCGCCGCTGCACGTGACCTTCCGCTTCAAGGACGAGAAGGGAACGAAGGAAGAAAAAGTCTACATGGGCGAGTTGCCGCTCATGACCCCGCAGGGCACTTTTGTCATAAACGGAGCGGAGCGCGTGATCGTCAGCCAGTTGCACCGCTCGCCCGGCATCTGCTTCGAATCAACTCTCCACGCCAACGGGAAGATTCTCTACAGCTTCCGCATCATTCCGGACCGCGGTTCGTGGGTCGAAGTCCAGTTCGACACAAACGATCTGCTCTACGTTTACATGGATCGCCGCAAGCGCCGGCGCAAATTCCTCGCCACCACATTCCTTCGCGCCATGGGGTATCCCTCGGACAAGGACATCGTCGGCCTTTTCTACTCGCCGCAGGATCTCAAGCTCGGCGGCCGTCTCGACGAGGACGAGCTGGCCAGCAAGGTGCTGGTGGAAGATATCAAGGACGGCGAAATAGTTTTGGCCAATGCTTTCGAGCCTTTGAACAAGGCCACTGTATCGCGCCTGCTCGCCGCCGGGATTGCCAAGGTCTCCGTTGTCGATGTGTCGGGGGATGACACCATCATCAAGTCCCTGCGCAAGGATCCCGCCCACAACGAGGAAGAAGCGCTCAAGGATATTTATCGCAAGCTGCGTCCGGGTGATCCGCCGACCGTGGCCAATGCCAAGAGCATGCTCAAGCGCATGTTCTTCGATCCGAAGAAATACGATCTCGGTCGCGTCGGCCGCCACAAAATCAATCTCAAGCTCAATCTCAATATTCCGGACGAGACGCGTGTGATGACCCGCGAAGATTTCATCGCCGCGGTCAAGCACTTGCTCGAATTGAAGCGTGAGGAGGGCATTGTTGACGACATCGATCACCTCGGTAGCCGGCGCGTCCGCACCGTGGGCGAACTTCTGGCCAACCAGTGCCGCACCGGCCTCGCCCGCACCGAGCGAGTGGTCAAGGAGCGCATGACATTGTTCGACTCCGCCCTCGAGCACATAACGCCTTCGAAACTAATCAACCCGAAGGCGCTCAGCGGCGTGGTCCGCGATTTCTTCGGGCGGTCCCAACTCAGCCAGTTCATGGATCAGACGAATCCGCTCTCCGAACTGACTCACAAGCGCCGTCTGTCCGCGCTCGGGCCGGGCGGCTTGAGCCGCGACCGGGCCGGGTTCGAGGTTCGCGACGTGCATCCTTCTCATTACGGCCGCATTTGCCCGATCGAGACGCCCGAGGGTCCCAACATCGGCCTCATCAGCTCGCTGAGCACTTTTGCGCGCATCAACGATTTCGGCTTCATCGAGACGCCCTACCGCAAAGTGGTCAACGGGCGGGTCACCGATCAGATCGATTACCTCGCCGCGGACAAGGAGGAAAACTTCCTGGTGGCGCAGGCCAACTCGGTTGTGGACGGCCATGGCAAACTGGTCGGAGATAAAGTTTCCGTCCGTTATCGCGGCGACTTCCTCGAAGTCGAGCCGGCGAAAGTTCACTACATGGACGTGTCGCCCAAGCAGTTGGTGTCCGTTGCTGCCGGCCTCATTCCGTTCCTCGAGCACGACGACGCCAACCGCGCGCTGATGGGATCGAACATGCAACGCCAGGGGGTTCCGCTCCTGCGTTCCGAGTCGCCTCTCGTCGGCACCGGTCTCGAAGGCCGCGTGGCCCGCGACTCCAAGGCTGTCATTGTTGCGGAAGAATCCGGTCGAGTCGCCTCGGTGACTGCCGACCAGATTATTGTGACCAAAGATGGCCAGCTTCCTGAGGGCAAGCGCAAGATCAAGACCGACCCCGACAAGCACGTGTATGCTTACGAACTGCGGAAGTTCATGCGGTCGAACAGCAGCACATGCATCAACCAGCATCCGCTCGTCAAAAAAGGACAGACCGTCAAGCGTGGCGATGTGATCGCCGACGGTCCGTGCACCGAGGGCGGGGAACTCGCGCTCGGCCGCAACGTGCTTGTCGCCTTCACCCCGTGGAGCGGATACAACTTCGAGGACGCAATCCTCATCAGCGAGCGGGTGGTGAAGGAGGACATTTACACATCCATCCACATCGACGAATTCGAAATCGGCGCGCGCGACACGAAGCTCGGGCCGGAGGAAATCACGCGCGACATCCCCAACGTCGGCGAGGAAGCGCTGCGCAACCTCGGGCCGGACGGAGTGGTCCGCATCGGTGCTGAGGTGAAGCCGGGGGATATCCTCGTCGGCAAGATCACGCCGAAAAGCGAGACGGAACTGGCTCCGGAAGAGCGCCTCCTCCGCGCCATCTTCGGCGAGAAGGCTGCAGACGTTAAGGATACCTCGCTCACGGTGCCTTCGGGAACCTACGGCATTGTCATGGACGTCAAAGTTTCGTCCAAGAAAGAGCTGGCAAAGACCAAGCTCAGTCCGTCGGAAGCCAAAAAGCAGGCGAAGCAGATGGACGAGGATTACAAGAAGCGCAGCGACGAGTTGCACGAGCAACTCACCGAGGCTCTTTCCAACGTTCTTCTCGGCGAAAAGATTCCGCTCGACGTGGTGAACGGCGAAAGCGGCGAGATTATCATTCCCGCGAACCGGAAGATCACCAAGACGCTGCTGCGCAAACTGGCAGGCGTTTACAATCAGGTGGAGATCGACCCGAGTCCGATCCGCAACAAGATCCTCGAGATTATCGGCCAATACCGCCACCGTTTCGATGACCTCCAGCACGAGCGCGAGGAAAATCTCATGCGCGTCGAGAGCGGAGACGAAGTCGATCCCGGTATCGTCAAGCAGGTCAAAGTTTACATCGCCAGCAAGCGCAAGCTCAGCGTCGGCGACAAGATGGCCGGACGCCACGGCAACAAGGGTGTCGTTGCGAAGATCGTCCCCGAGGAAGACATGCCTTTCCTCGCCGACGGAACGCCGGTCGATATTGTGCTCAATCCGCTCGGCGTGCCGAGCCGAATGAACGTGGGCCAAGTGCTAGAGACGCATCTCGGCATCGCTGCGAAGGCTCTCGGATTCAAGGTGGCGACACCTGTGTTCGACGGCATCAACGAACAGAAAATTTTCAACTACCTCGACGATGCACGAAAGGTGGACGGCTTCACTTGGGTCCAGCCAAACGGCAAGGCAGTTCTCTATGATGGCCGCAATGGCGAGCGATTCGAACAGGAGGTTGTTGTCGGCTACATCTACATGATGAAGCTCGGGCACCTCGTGGCCGACAAGATTCACGCTCGCGCGGTCGGGCCTTACTCACTCGTTACCCAGCAGCCTCTGGGCGGCAAAGCCCAATACGGCGGCCAGCGCTTCGGCGAAATGGAAGTCTGGGCGCTGGAAGCCTACGGTGCGGCCTACACGCTGCAGGAGCTTCTCACTGTCAAATCCGATGACGTCCAAGGGCGCACGAGGATCTACGAGTCGATCGTCAAGGGCGACAACGCCCTCGAGGCAGGAACGCCGGAGTCGTTCAACGTTCTCATCAAGGAGATGAAGAGCCTCGGGCTCGACGTCAAGGCAGGCAAACCGGGCCGCTTGCCAGCAGACCTCGTGGCCTGA
- a CDS encoding TIGR00282 family metallophosphoesterase: MIRILFLGDVVGEPGRKALTKRLRGLQEELCADFTVVNGENAAGGRGISGKQCIELLKAGATVITTGDHVWDQKDLPAYIETEPRLLRPCNYPEGTPGSGSVVLETPKGPVGVINVRGLTYLNPPLDNPFHSAMAVVEKMRQSTKVIFVDFHAETTSEKIALGRYLDGNVSAVVGTHTHVQTADEQIFPGGTAFLCDAGMCGAADSILGRTKESILRRFLTGMPTTLPVAGGAVQICGVQVDVDEASGRATAISRVQETVLV; the protein is encoded by the coding sequence ATGATCCGGATACTTTTTTTGGGAGACGTGGTCGGTGAACCCGGTCGCAAGGCTCTGACCAAGCGGCTGCGCGGCTTGCAGGAGGAGCTGTGCGCCGATTTTACGGTCGTGAACGGCGAGAACGCTGCCGGAGGACGCGGTATCAGCGGCAAGCAGTGCATCGAGCTGCTCAAGGCCGGCGCAACGGTGATTACCACCGGCGATCATGTGTGGGATCAAAAAGATTTGCCCGCCTACATTGAAACCGAGCCGCGGCTGCTGCGGCCGTGCAATTATCCGGAAGGAACGCCGGGTTCAGGCTCGGTGGTGCTTGAGACGCCGAAAGGTCCGGTCGGCGTGATCAATGTGCGCGGACTGACATATCTCAACCCGCCGTTGGACAACCCGTTCCACTCTGCGATGGCCGTGGTGGAAAAAATGCGCCAGTCAACAAAGGTCATCTTTGTCGATTTTCATGCGGAGACAACGAGCGAGAAAATCGCGCTTGGCCGTTACTTGGACGGCAACGTTTCCGCCGTTGTCGGCACGCACACGCATGTGCAGACGGCGGACGAGCAGATTTTTCCCGGCGGGACTGCGTTTCTCTGCGATGCCGGAATGTGCGGAGCGGCAGACTCCATTCTCGGAAGGACCAAGGAATCCATCCTCCGCCGTTTCCTTACCGGAATGCCGACCACGTTGCCCGTGGCGGGTGGCGCGGTCCAGATTTGCGGGGTGCAGGTCGATGTAGATGAGGCGAGCGGCCGCGCTACAGCGATAAGCCGAGTGCAGGAGACAGTGTTGGTCTGA
- a CDS encoding 50S ribosomal protein L1 — translation MAKNRSKRYEAAKKAVDPARKYPLAEAVKVLKGMPPAKYDMTVTLSMHLGVDPKQSDQMVRGTTPLPHGSGKNVRVLVFATGAAAEAARAAGAEHVGFEDMIKKCNEGFADFDVAIATPAAMAEVRKLGKVLGPRGLMPNPKTGTVTDDTAKAVGEVKAGRVEFKLDKNGNIAVPIGKFSFSEDALVANGDVVLDAVAKSRPPTAKGVFIESVTLAATVTPGVPLDISNLSKN, via the coding sequence ATGGCAAAAAACAGAAGCAAACGTTACGAGGCGGCAAAAAAAGCCGTCGATCCCGCGCGGAAGTATCCGCTGGCCGAGGCCGTCAAGGTGCTCAAGGGCATGCCTCCGGCCAAATACGACATGACTGTTACCCTCTCGATGCACTTGGGGGTGGATCCCAAACAGTCCGACCAGATGGTTCGCGGCACCACTCCGCTCCCGCACGGCAGCGGCAAGAACGTGCGCGTTCTCGTCTTCGCCACCGGCGCGGCGGCCGAGGCAGCAAGAGCGGCGGGCGCCGAGCATGTCGGCTTCGAGGATATGATCAAGAAGTGCAACGAGGGCTTCGCTGATTTCGACGTGGCCATTGCCACGCCTGCCGCCATGGCGGAGGTGCGCAAGCTTGGCAAAGTGCTCGGGCCGCGCGGTCTCATGCCGAATCCCAAGACCGGCACGGTTACCGACGACACGGCCAAGGCCGTGGGCGAAGTGAAGGCCGGCCGCGTGGAGTTCAAACTCGACAAGAACGGCAACATCGCCGTTCCGATCGGAAAATTTTCCTTCAGTGAGGACGCCCTTGTTGCCAATGGCGATGTGGTCCTCGACGCCGTGGCCAAGTCGCGCCCGCCGACCGCCAAGGGCGTTTTCATCGAAAGCGTGACCCTCGCGGCCACCGTGACTCCCGGTGTCCCGCTGGATATTTCCAACCTCAGCAAAAATTGA